One genomic window of Cupriavidus sp. P-10 includes the following:
- a CDS encoding baseplate J/gp47 family protein, translated as MSCRCDKFHCRAPVAIAAGLALLPRAPGLFPDWRSGLLAAVGREPALDEWRARESGDLGLMLVEMGAYVLDVSSFYDQLVANESYIATARLGGARRRHVGLLGYRARPAIGSSVWLAAQADGTRVVTLPAGTAIRSGEFQGNPPQVFELGEDAAVEPRVNLMEVNRVAATLLPSPLSSLTARSGSVRLRPGDVAVLETGGSLLATRIAGTGLLQLRTRDPITQISFAAALTPPAGATYAGTRLLKPGLTAGVWKLEPGTGEPAVSTGAELSLDTRLALHVGDVVVVSDGAALAARRVTAVTETQYTLLAPQESSMTDSNNKVTKMLSPPVKVGVTRLTLDSALPLTSTAAQWVVHHGMVEAATLAPPLKDTLAQGDAIAVPALIDPPRVERTGLLLEDVHGEGVLTTGTLDALTHSATAAGAPPWGRELWAPVQLFGNVALATRGESVQGELLGAGDASQAWQTFRLKKKPLTYLPAPNAAGRKSTLVVHVGGVQWREVESFYGAATDAMVYTVQHDDKGQAELRFGGGARLPTGAPVVADYRFGAGAAVPPADSVKQVTRPVAGLRKIHNVLPAFGGSDAEGPAELGARGPRSALLLGRAISLVDIETAAAQQPGVRAARAQWRWDEQGLRPAVVVSYIGDAQLAPTIQAALRALAEDDAPISALSSPPQSARLDVDIEVDSRYVPADVIAAVGHALFAAVTLPGTGGLLRPERLGPDGVVFQSVLVRAVMDVPGVTGLRALDFDGTPFIETGRQPAAGAYLDFAAGGVWIDGKRIG; from the coding sequence ATGAGCTGTCGCTGTGACAAATTCCATTGCCGGGCGCCGGTCGCGATCGCCGCGGGCCTGGCCCTGCTGCCGCGCGCGCCGGGCCTGTTCCCCGATTGGCGGAGCGGCCTGCTGGCCGCGGTCGGGCGCGAGCCCGCGCTCGACGAATGGCGCGCGCGCGAGTCCGGCGACCTCGGCCTGATGCTGGTGGAGATGGGCGCCTATGTGCTGGACGTGAGCAGTTTCTACGACCAGCTCGTGGCCAATGAAAGCTATATCGCCACTGCGCGGCTCGGCGGTGCGCGCCGCCGCCACGTCGGCCTGCTCGGTTACCGCGCGCGGCCGGCGATCGGCTCCAGCGTCTGGCTCGCGGCGCAAGCCGATGGCACGCGCGTCGTCACGCTGCCCGCTGGCACGGCGATCCGCAGCGGCGAATTCCAGGGCAATCCGCCGCAGGTGTTCGAGCTGGGCGAAGACGCCGCCGTGGAGCCGCGCGTCAACCTGATGGAGGTGAATCGCGTCGCCGCGACGCTGTTGCCTTCGCCGCTGTCTTCGCTGACGGCGCGCAGCGGCAGTGTGCGCCTGCGGCCCGGCGACGTCGCGGTGCTGGAGACCGGGGGCTCTCTGCTCGCCACACGCATCGCCGGCACCGGCTTGCTGCAGTTGCGCACCCGGGACCCAATCACCCAGATATCATTCGCCGCGGCGCTGACGCCGCCGGCCGGCGCCACCTATGCCGGCACGCGGCTGCTCAAGCCCGGCTTGACGGCGGGCGTCTGGAAGCTTGAGCCCGGCACTGGCGAGCCTGCCGTGTCGACCGGCGCCGAGCTGTCCCTGGACACGCGGCTGGCTTTGCACGTTGGCGACGTCGTGGTGGTGAGCGATGGCGCGGCATTGGCCGCGCGCCGCGTGACTGCGGTGACGGAGACGCAATACACGCTGCTGGCGCCGCAGGAAAGCTCGATGACCGATTCGAACAACAAGGTGACCAAGATGCTGAGTCCGCCGGTCAAGGTCGGCGTGACGCGGCTCACGCTGGACTCCGCCTTGCCGTTGACGTCGACGGCCGCGCAGTGGGTGGTCCATCACGGCATGGTGGAAGCGGCGACGCTGGCGCCGCCGCTGAAGGATACGCTGGCGCAGGGCGATGCGATCGCCGTTCCCGCCCTGATCGACCCGCCCCGAGTCGAACGCACCGGGTTGCTGCTGGAAGACGTGCACGGCGAAGGGGTCCTCACCACGGGAACGCTAGATGCGCTCACGCATAGCGCCACTGCCGCCGGCGCGCCGCCCTGGGGCCGCGAGTTGTGGGCGCCGGTGCAGCTGTTCGGCAACGTGGCGCTCGCCACGCGCGGCGAGTCCGTGCAAGGCGAACTGCTCGGCGCCGGCGACGCATCGCAGGCCTGGCAGACCTTCCGCCTGAAGAAGAAGCCGCTCACCTACCTGCCCGCGCCCAACGCCGCCGGGCGCAAGAGCACGCTGGTGGTTCACGTCGGCGGTGTGCAGTGGCGCGAGGTGGAAAGCTTCTATGGCGCGGCCACCGACGCGATGGTGTACACGGTGCAGCACGACGACAAAGGGCAGGCCGAGTTGCGTTTCGGCGGCGGGGCGCGCCTGCCCACCGGGGCGCCGGTGGTGGCGGACTATCGCTTCGGCGCCGGCGCGGCGGTGCCGCCGGCCGATTCGGTCAAGCAGGTGACGCGGCCCGTCGCCGGGCTGCGCAAAATCCACAACGTGCTGCCCGCGTTCGGCGGCTCCGATGCCGAAGGGCCGGCCGAGCTCGGCGCGCGCGGGCCGCGTTCGGCGCTGCTGCTGGGGCGTGCAATCTCGCTGGTCGACATCGAGACCGCCGCGGCGCAGCAGCCCGGCGTGCGTGCTGCCCGCGCGCAATGGCGCTGGGACGAACAGGGGCTGCGGCCCGCCGTGGTGGTCAGCTACATCGGGGACGCGCAATTGGCGCCCACCATCCAGGCGGCGCTGCGCGCGCTGGCCGAGGACGACGCACCGATCAGCGCACTGAGCTCACCGCCGCAGTCCGCGCGGCTGGACGTGGACATCGAGGTCGATTCGCGCTACGTCCCGGCTGATGTCATCGCCGCCGTCGGGCATGCGCTGTTCGCGGCCGTGACGCTGCCCGGCACCGGCGGGCTGTTGCGCCCGGAGCGCCTGGGCCCGGACGGCGTCGTGTTCCAGAGTGTGCTGGTGCGGGCGGTGATGGACGTGCCTGGTGTCACCGGGCTGCGCGCGCTCGATTTCGACGGCACGCCGTTCATCGAGACGGGGCGCCAGCCCGCGGCTGGCGCCTATTTGGATTTCGCCGCCGGTGGTGTCTGGATCGACGGCAAGCGCATCGGCTGA